The Faecalibacterium sp. I3-3-89 sequence CCGCGAGCGCTTCGACGAGCTGCTGGAGCGCTGCAACATCCCCCGCGCTCCCGGCCGCACCGTTTTTAATCTGGAAGAGGCACTGGCCGCAGCCGACGAGATCGGTCTGCCCGTCCTGATGCGCCCCTCCTACGTCCTCGGCGGTCAGAACATGATCGTGGCCTACACCAAGGCGGACGTTATCGAATATATGGGCGTCATCACCGAGCACGTCGATATGGACCACCCTGTCCTGCTGGATAAGTACATCATGGGCACCGAGTGCGAAGTGGACGCCATCTGCGACGGCGAAAACTACCTCATCCCCGGCATCATGGAGCAGGTGGAGCGCACCGGCGTCCACTCCGGCGACTCCATCTGTGTCTACCCGGCCCAGCATCTGACGCAGGCCGAGATCGACACGATGGTGGACTACACCGGCCGCTTTGCCCGGGAGCTGCACGTCACCGGTCTGGTCAACGTCCAGTATGCGGTCTCCAACGGCAAGGTCTACGTCATCGAGGTCAACCCCCGTTCTTCCCGCACGGTGCCCTATATCTCCAAGGTCACAGGCGTCCCGATGGTCGATCTGGCCGTCCGCTGCTGCCTCGGCGAGAAGCTGACCGATATGGGCTACGGCACCGGCCTGCACCCCAATGCCCCCTATGTGGCTGTTAAGGTGCCTGTCTTCAGTTTTGAGAAGCTGCATGGCGTCGATACCCAGTTCGGCCCTGAGATGAAGTCCACCGGCGAGGTGCTGGGCATTGCGCCCAACTACCACGATGCCCTGCTCAAGGGCCTCATCGGCGCGGGCTACACCTTCAAGACCCCCGGCCCGGCTTCCTGCTGCATCTTCACCGTGAAGGACAGCGACAAGCCCGAGTTCGTGGACATCGCGTGGAAGCTCAAGAGCATGGGCTATAAGCTCTACGGCACCTCCGGCACCTGCGCATGGCTCAACAAGCACATGGTGCCCTGCAATGAGGTGCGGAATATGTCCGGTGAAGCGCCGAATATCGTGGACCTTCTGCAGAGCGGTCTGGTGGACTATGTCTTCTCCACCAGCGCCAAGGGCCGCGACCCCAAGCGCGATTCTGTCCGCCTGCGCCGCAAGGCTGTGGAGTTGAGCATCCCCTGTATCACGGCTGTGGATACGGCCAATGCTCTGGTCAACTGCCTGCGCAGCGAGCACAGCATGAAGGACATCCCGCTGGTGGATATTGCAACGCTGTATCATAAAAAATAAACACACTCCGCTACTTCGTGCGCAAAAATATACCGTTTGTGCGCAGCCCCTCGTAATGAGGGGCTGCATTTGTTATACTCAACAACGCAAAATTTGCCAAAAGACGTTACTTTTGGACGTTCCAGGAGGATATAGATACATGACTCGTTCCCAGATGATCGAAACTGTGGCACGCAAGACCGGCTTCACCGAAGCGCAGGTCGAGACCACGATGGACGCACTGTTTGACCAGATCGCCGATTGCCTGCGTGCCGACGAAAAGGTCACTATCGCTGGCTTTGGCCGCTTCGAGATGCGTCCCCGCAAGCCAAAGGCATACACCAACCCCAAGACCAAGGTCTCCAGCCGTCTGGAGTCTACCTCTATCCCCGGCTTCAAGGCCAGCGGCCGTTTCAAGCAGAAGCTTGAGGCAGGCCGTGCCGCAAAGAGCGTCGAAGAGACCGCCTGAT is a genomic window containing:
- a CDS encoding HU family DNA-binding protein, with protein sequence MTRSQMIETVARKTGFTEAQVETTMDALFDQIADCLRADEKVTIAGFGRFEMRPRKPKAYTNPKTKVSSRLESTSIPGFKASGRFKQKLEAGRAAKSVEETA